A genomic region of Tigriopus californicus strain San Diego chromosome 1, Tcal_SD_v2.1, whole genome shotgun sequence contains the following coding sequences:
- the LOC131883773 gene encoding KAT8 regulatory NSL complex subunit 2-like, translating to MNCRYARHACQRDCHPGYEYCAKHILEEPKAPFKACAVNVSVPPTPTASLHHPTTTPVTSAALGGPGTGVTGTHASTTWALGSGGTTATTTTTTTTTSMPLAGGLSRPASRKCGKPAPKQDKKDGMCSDHAKKALIIRTRLQSNKRPADLAQRALADLQHYKRLRHDEPEHSPASKSDASPKKDEKPLVPSTPLNGLPSTTVSPVVVKTVKSETDKPAVPLSDQDKLDLLLDGVPPASQRFLGHGTDVDPDEDIPNFIEDAWPTEGDSDAESVDSDLEDPLKHAGTYSAEEVIRIMRDKLIRLQKLYIDQFQRLQYMLKEERRSYKQSVRKEKEDQLMSIHRQPKDTIEDMLQYERIKALNHYNRPQGLEAVLQKELMLKRKRHSEKGEYKPPSFAKCSFNLTESTKCGEICIPMSKYCIKHVLQDSTQVLFRECGVTTQADDGPCETPIPHVVESSTCVYHTVLQPSIYEEKEPDKPEAVVEEVKVETCTEVAEAKDKESSTNSIDNLPQPMDIETGLDNNVSKSEEGKV from the exons ATGAACTGTCGGTATGCCCGTCACGCGTGTCAACGAGATTGTCATCCAGGCTATGAGTATTGCgccaaacacatcttggagGAGCCCAAAGCGCCCTTCAAGGCCTGCGCCGTCAATGTCTCCGTTCCGCCCACGCCCACCGCCTCGCTCCATCATCCTACTACCACGCCGGTCACATCGGCCGCTTTGGGTGGGCCGGGGACGGGGGTTACGGGCACCCACGCCTCCACTACCTGGGCCCTGGGTTCGGGAGGTACgaccgccaccaccaccactaccaccaccaccacctctaTGCCCTTGGCGGGCGGCTTGAGTCGACCGGCTTCCCGGAAATGCGGCAAACCTGCGCCCAAACAGGACAAAAAGGACGG AATGTGCTCCGACCACGCGAAGAAAGCATTAATCATTCGTACCCGGCTGCAAAGCAACAAAAGACCAGCGGACCTAGCCCAACGTGCTTTGGCAGATCTTCAACATTACAAACGTCTGAGACATGACGAACCCGAGCATTCACCAGCCTCCAAATCCGATGCTTCCCCCAAAAAGGACGAAAAACCATTGGTTCCTTCGACCCCCCTCAACGGTCTCCCGTCAACCACGGTCTCCCCTGTGGTGGTTAAGACCGTCAAAAGTGAAACGGATAAGCCCGCAGTTCCCTTGAGCGATCAAGACAAATTAG ATCTCTTGCTCGATGGAGTCCCACCTGCCTCTCAACGTTTCTTGGGCCATGGCACCGACGTGGACCCCGACGAAGACATCCCCAATTTCATCGAGGATGCGTGGCCAACTGAGGGTGATTCTGATGCGGAAAGTGTCGACTCAGATCTGGAAGATCCGCTGAA ACACGCCGGTACGTATTCGGCCGAGGAAGTGATCCGCATCATGCGTGACAAACTCATACGCCTACAGAAATTGTacattgatcaatttcaacGGCTTCAATACATGTTGAAAGAGGAACGCCGTTCGTACAAGCAATCTGTCcggaaggagaaagaggaccAGCTCATGTCCATCCATCGCCAGCCCAAGGACACTATCGAAGACATGCTCCAGTATGAAAGAATAAAGGCTCTGAATCACTACAACCGTCCTCAAGGGCTGGAAGCCGTGCTACAAAAAGAGCTGATGCTCAAACGGAAGCGACACAGCGAGAAGGGCGAGTACAAGCCGCCGTCATTCGCCAAATGCTCATTCAACTTGACAGAGAGCACCAAATGCGGCGAAATCTGCATTCCCATGTCCAAATATTGCATTAAGCACGTGCTTCAAGATTCAACCCAGGTTTTGTTTCGCGAATGCGGCGTCACCACTCAAGCCGATGATGGACCTTGTGAGACTCCTATCCCTCATGTGGTTGAAAGTAGCACATGCGTCTATCACACGGTACTTCAACCCTCCATTTACGAAGAAAAG GAACCGGATAAGCCTGAGGCTGTGGTGGAAGAGGTGAAGGTAGAGACTTGTACAGAAGTCGCAGAAGCCAAGGACAAAGAGTCATCAACGAATTCCATCGACAATCTGCCGCAGCCCATGGATATTGAAACGGGCTTGGATAATAATGTCTCGAAATCCGAGGAAGGGaaagtttga
- the LOC131883755 gene encoding myosin heavy chain, muscle-like, producing the protein MPGHIKKSEGPDPDPSPWLIVSDQLKVKLKAKPYDPKKSCWVPDKATGGYFEGLIDSTDGDKVTVTILETKDKKVFKKDQVGQVNPPKFDCSDDMAGLTYLNDACVLWNSVIRYKNELIYTYSGLFCIAINPYKRFPIYTQRAIDLFIGKRRTEAPPHIFGVAEGSYQGMLQAGKNQSILITGESGAGKTENTKKVIAYFAAVGASGKKKEGEASLEDKIVQTNPVLEAWGNAKTVRNDNSSRFGKFIRIWFNQGGKLSGADMVIYLLEKSRLTFQAELERCYHAFYNLMSDAVPDLKEKCLLSDNIYDYWWVSQGKTSVDSIDDKEDMQYAHDAYKILGFSEEETYNIYKLTSVVMHMGNMTKDFVPVGKEEQAEIKSEDNAIKVAELCGIDAEWMINYFCKPKLKVGTEWVTKGQTCPQAANSVAGIARKIYELTFRFIMEKCNETLVDPTMKKVQYIGCLDIAGFEIFDYNGFEQICINFCNEKLQQFFNQHMFVLEQEEYVREGIDWANVDFGMDLQKCIDMFEKPMGLLAILEEESLFPKATDQSFAAKLHENLLGKCENFQKASPKPDPHAHFAVIHYAATVSYNLTSWLEKNKDPLNDTVVELFKNGSNKLLIECFKDHPGQPMEVKKDAGGGGRKKGGGKTVSSFYKGQLDDLMKTLYATDPSFIRCVVPNTHKKPGAVESGLVMHQYQCNGVLAGIAICRKGFPNKVMYPEFKVRYNILAAGAVAKAKNDKAAAKAVLDVVKLEQEKYRLGHTKVFFRAGILGYMEEVREDRIGEVLSWLQSQARGKASRMVFKKMQDQKLALYCCQRTIRNFRIGQTWLWWQLWLAIKPNLKCTKFAQYKAEYEEKIAIAEKNMAKAVAECKKVTAEHERLTSEKSELQLALQSGGSAVQDIIDKTNRIEGMKNDLQKQVDETITRIRSEEDAKSSIESQGGKVRQDADKLRGDIKVLEAQLEQCEEDKVTKDGQIRTLKEEIVHQEELIAKLQKEKRGVGDNRQKAEEDIQAMEDKCNHLNKVKSKLEQSLDEVEDSLEREKKSKGDVEKLKRRVEGDLKLTQEAVADLERVKAELTQTIQRKEKELSSMSAKIEDEQTLGGKYSKQIKELQTRLEELDEELAIERQNRAKAEKNRATLSRDIEDLGEKLEDAGNNTSTQIELNKKREAELTKLKGELEESNIAHEGTLAALRQKHNNTMSELGEQIDSINKMKAKAEKDKGNMERDLQDNRSSLEEAMRERANIEKNGKLTQGLIVEANQKLDELARALNDADSSKKKLNVENQDLQRQIEDTENAIAQLGKQKISLTTQLEDTKRLADAESRDRASLLSKFKNLNTELESLRERIEEESERKSDLLKGLSKSQAEAQLWRSKYETEGLSRIDELEGCKGKLNARLNEAEETIESLNQKVSSTEKTKHRLETELEDLQLEYERVHASAVISEKRGRNFDKVVGEWRAKVEDLQAEIDASNKEARNYNSELFRLRAAWDETVEQLDVVKRENKNLADEIRDLLEQLGDGGRSIHELDKQRRRLEVEKEELQAALEEAEAALEQEENKVLRAQLELGQVRQEIDRKIQEKEEEFDNTRKNHQRAMDSMQASLEAETRAKAEALRIKKKLESDINELEIALDHANKANAEAHKSIKRYQGQLREVEGAYEEESRQRQEISERGGLAERKANALQGELEEARALLDSADRGKKQADMELAEARGAVNEMTNVNNRANSDKRRLESVIHTLHAEIDDMLHQAKNSEEKAKKAMVDAARLADELRAEQDHSNTQEKHKRALEGQLSELDQRLAEANEMAAKSGRNAMAKLESRIRELEIELGNTQAGTSETYKAYQKSERRIKELQFQQDEDRKNQERMGELATKLQQKIKTYKKQIEEAEEIAALNLAKFRKAQQELEEAEDRTKMAEGQLSVRSFRGGSVF; encoded by the exons ATGCCCGGTCACATCAAGAAGAGCGAGGGACCTGATCCAGATCCGTCTCCATGGTTGATCGTGTCTGATCAGTTGAAAGTCAAGCTAAAGGCCAAGCCTTATGATCCAAAGAAGTCATGCTGGGTCCCCGACAAAGCCACCGGTGGGTACTTTGAAGGTCTTATTGACTCTACTGATGGAGACAAGGTCACCGTGACCATCCTGGAGACCAAAGAT AAAAAAGTCTTTAAGAAGGATCAAGTGGGTCAGGTCAATCCTCCCAAGTTTGACTGCAGCGATGACATGGCTGGTTTGACTTACCTCAATGACGCTTGCGTCTTGTGGAACTCGGTGATTAGgtacaagaacgagcttaTCTACACCTACTCTGGTCTCTTCTGTATTGCCATCAACCCCTACAAACGGTTCCCCATCTACACTCAACGAGCCATCGATTTGTTCATTGGCAAGCGGCGAACTGAAGCTCCTCCTCACATCTTTGGTGTGGCTGAGGGATCCTACCAGGGTATGTTACAGGCAGGCAAGAATCAGTCCATCCTGATCACTGGCGAGTCTGGAGCTGGAAAAACTGAGAACACCAAGAAGGTTATTGCTTACTTCGCTGCTGTTGGTGCCTCTggcaagaagaaagaaggcgAGGCTTCTCTTGAGGACAAAATCGTTCAGACCAATCCTGTGTTGGAAGCTTGGGGCAACGCCAAGACCGTGAGAAATGACAACTCCTCGCGATTTGGAAAGTTCATCCGTATCTGGTTCAACCAAGGTGGCAAGCTCTCTGGAGCTGACATGGTTATCTACCTCTTGGAGAAGTCCCGATTGACTTTCCAAGCCGAGTTGGAGCGATGTTACCACGCTTTCTACAATCTGATGTCGGACGCCGTCCCTGATTTGAAGGAGAAGTGCCTTCTGTCTGACAACATCTACGACTATTGGTGGGTGTCCCAAGGAAAGACCTCTGTGGATTCcattgatgacaaagaagacaTGCAATACGCTCATGATGCCTACAAGATTCTTGGATTCAGCGAGGAGGAGACTTACAACATCTACAAACTCACCTCTGTCGTTATGCACATGGGAAACATGACGAAAGACTTTGTGCCAGTGGGCAAAGAGGAGCAGGCTGAAATCAAGTCCGAAGACAATGCCATCAAGGTTGCTGAGTTGTGCGGCATTGATGCCGAATGGATGATCAACTACTTCTGCAAGCCCAAGCTCAAGGTCGGTACTGAATGGGTCACCAAAGGTCAAACTTGCCCACAAGCAGCCAATTCCGTGGCTGGTATTGCTCGTAAGATCTATGAGCTGACGTTCCGTTTCATCATGGAGAAGTGTAACGAGACCCTTGTGGATCCCACCATGAAGAAGGTCCAATACATTGGATGCTTGGATATTGCTGGCTTTGAGATCTTCGACTACAACGGCTTCGAACAGATCTGTATCAACTTCTGTAATGAAAAGCTTCAACAGTTCTTCAACCAGCACATGTTCgtcttggaacaagaagaataCGTTCGCGAAGGTATTGATTGGGCCAATGTGGATTTCGGTATGGATTTGCAGAAATGTATCGACATGTTTGAGAAGCCCATGGGTCTCCTGGCCATTCTTGAGGAAGAATCTCTCTTCCCCAAGGCCACTGATCAATCTTTTGCTGCCAAGTTGCACGAGAACTTGCTTGGAAAATGCGAGAACTTCCAGAAGGCCAGTCCCAAGCCTGATCCCCATGCTCACTTTGCCGTGATCCATTATGCCGCCACTGTTTCCTACAATCTAACTTCGTGGCTAGAGAAGAACAAAGATCCTCTTAATGACACCGTAGTGGAACTGTTCAAGAATGGAAGCAACAAGCTCTTGATTGAGTGCTTTAAGGATCACCCTGGCCAACCCATGGAGGTCAAGAAGGATGCTGGCGGCGGTGGCCGCAAGAAGGGAGGCGGCAAGACCGTGTCTTCTTTCTACAAGGGGCAACTGGATGACCTTATGAAGACCCTGTACGCCACTGATCCGTCCTTCATCCGTTGTGTGGTGCCCAACACTCATAAGAAACCCGGAGCAGTGGAATCTGGTCTGGTTATGCATCAATACCAATGTAACGGTGTCTTGGCTGGTATTGCCATTTGCCGCAAAGGATTCCCCAACAAAGTCATGTACCCTGAGTTCAAGGTTCGCTACAATATCCTGGCTGCTGGTGCTGTAGCCAAGGCTAAGAACGACAAGGCTGCTGCTAAGGCCGTTCTTGATGTTGTGAAGCTGGAGCAAGAGAAGTACCGATTGGGTCACACTAAGGTGTTCTTCAGGGCTGGTATCTTGGGTTACATGGAGGAGGTTCGAGAGGACAGGATTGGAGAGGTCCTCTCTTGGCTTCAATCTCAAGCTCGAGGAAAGGCTTCTCGCAtggtcttcaagaaaatgcaGGACCAGAAGTTGGCCCTGTACTGTTGTCAACGAACCATCAGGAACTTCCGTATTGGTCAAACTTGGCTTTGGTGGCAATTGTGGTTGGCCATTAAGCCCAACCTCAAGTGCACCAAGTTCGCTCAATACAAGGCTGAGTATGAAGAAAAGATCGCCATTGCCGAGAAAAACATGGCCAAGGCTGTGGCTGAATGCAAGAAAGTCACGGCTGAGCACGAGCGGTTAACCTCCGAAAAATCCGAGCTTCAATTGGCACTTCAGAGTGGTGGCTCCGCGGTTCAGGACATCATTGACAAAACAAACAGGATTGAGGGCATGAAGAATGACTTGCAAAAGCAAGTGGATGAAACCATCACCCGAATTCGGTCTGAGGAGGATGCTAAGTCCAGCATTGAATCTCAGGGGGGCAAGGTGCGACAAGATGCCGACAAACTTCGTGGGGACATCAAGGTCTTAGAAGCTCAACTGGAACAATGCGAAGAGGACAAGGTCACCAAGGATGGTCAAATCCGCACCCTCAAGGAAGAGATTGTGCACCAAGAGGAGCTTATTGCCAAGTTGCAAAAAGAGAAACGTGGAGTTGGTGATAACCGCCAAAAGGCCGAGGAGGATATTCAGGCCATGGAGGACAAATGCAACCACTTGAACAAGGTCAAGAGCAAGTTGGAACAATCTTTGGATGAAGTTGAGGATTCTCTAGAGCGCGAGAAGAAGTCGAAGGGAGATGTGGAGAAATTGAAGCGACGCGTTGAAGGGGATCTGAAGCTTACCCAAGAGGCCGTGGCCGACTTGGAACGCGTTAAGGCTGAGCTGACTCAAACCATTCAACGAAAGGAGAAAGAGTTATCCAGCATGTCTGCGAAGATTGAGGACGAGCAAACCTTGGGTGGAAAATACAGCAAGCAGATCAAGGAATTGCAAACTCGCTTGGAGGAGCTTGACGAGGAATTGGCCATTGAGCGCCAAAACCGCGCCAAGGCCGAAAAGAACCGAGCCACTCTTTCTCGAGATATCGAGGATTTGGGAGAGAAGCTCGAAGATGCCGGAAACAACACCTCCACCCAGATTGAGTTGAACAAGAAGCGAGAGGCAGAGTTGACCAAGCTCAAGGGTGAGTTGGAGGAATCCAACATTGCTCATGAAGGAACACTGGCTGCTCTGCGACAAAAGCATAACAACACCATGTCAGAGTTGGGAGAGCAAATCGACTCCATCAACAAGATGAAGGCGAAGGCTGAGAAGGACAAGGGCAACATGGAACGCGACTTGCAGGATAACCGTTCCTCCCTGGAGGAGGCTATGCGTGAGAGAGCCAATATTgagaaaaatggcaaactcACCCAAGGTTTGATTGTGGAAGCTAACCAGAAGTTGGACGAGTTGGCTCGGGCTTTGAACGACGCTGATTCCTCCAAGAAGAAGTTGAACGTGGAAAATCAAGATCTTCAACGCCAGATTGAAGATACTGAGAATGCCATCGCTCAATTGGGCAAGCAAAAGATCTCCTTGACCACCCAACTTGAGGACACCAAGCGGTTGGCTGACGCCGAATCTCGAGATCGCGCCTCTCTCTTGAGCAAgttcaagaacttgaacaCTGAATTGGAGAGCCTCCGCGAGAGGATTGAAGAAGAGTCCGAAAGGAAATCTGATCTCTTGAAGGGACTTTCCAAGTCCCAAGCTGAAGCTCAGCTGTGGAGATCAAAGTACGAGACTGAAGGTCTCTCCAGGATCGATGAGCTCGAGGGCTGCAAAGGCAAACTTAATGCTCGCTTGAACGAAGCTGAAGAGACGATTGAGAGCTTGAACCAGAAGGTGTCCAGCACTGAGAAGACCAAACACCGTCTCGAGACTGAGCTTGAGGACCTCCAGCTTGAgtatgaacgcgttcatgctTCGGCTGTTATTTCTGAGAAGCGTGGTCGCAACTTCGACAAGGTTGTTGGAGAATGGAGAGCCAAGGTTGAAGATCTCCAGGCCGAGATTGATGCCAGTAACAAGGAAGCCCGCAACTACAACAGCGAATTGTTCCGTCTTCGTGCCGCATGGGACGAAACCGTTGAGCAACTGGACGTGGTTAAGAGGGAGAACAAGAACTTGGCTGATGAAATTAGAGAtcttttggaacaacttggagATGGTGGTCGATCCATTCACGAGTTGGACAAACAGCGACGCCGTTTGGAGGTTGAGAAAGAAGAACTTCAAGCTGCTTTGGAAGAGGCCGAGGCCGCTCTCGAGCAAGAGGAGAATAAGGTCTTAAGGGCCCAATTGGAACTTGGTCAAGTGCGACAAGAAATCGACCGCAAGATccaggagaaggaagaggagttCGATAACACCAG AAAGAACCACCAACGTGCCATGGATTCGATGCAAGCCTCTTTGGAGGCTGAGACACGTGCCAAGGCTGAAGCCTTGAGGATCAAGAAGAAGTTGGAATCCGACATCAATGAGCTTGAGATTGCCTTGGACCATGCCAACAAGGCCAACGCCGAGGCTCATAAATCCATCAAGAGGTACCAAGGACAACTCAGGGAGGTTGAGGGTGCTTATGAAGAAGAATCTCGTCAACGCCAAGAGATCTCCGAACGAGGGGGACTCGCCGAGCGAAAAGCCAATGCTCTTCAGGGAGAGTTGGAAGAAGCTCGAGCCCTCTTGGACTCTGCCGATCGCGGCAAGAAGCAGGCTGATATGGAATTGGCTGAAGCTCGTGGTGCCGTCAATGAGATGACCAATGTGAACAACCGAGCCAACTCTGATAAGAGACGCCTTGAATCTGTCATCCACACTCTCCACGCCGAGATTGACGATATGCTTCACCAAGCCAAGAACTCCGaggagaaggccaagaaggctATGGTTGATGCCGCCCGCCTTGCCGACGAGCTCAGAGCCGAACAAGACCATTCAAATACCCAAGAGAAGCACAAACGGGCACTTGAAGGTCAATTGAGCGAGTTGGACCAACGTCTGGCCGAGGCCAATGAAATGGCTGCCAAGTCTGGCCGCAACGCTATGGCCAAGCTCGAATCTCGTATTCGGGAACTGGAGATTGAGTTGGGCAACACCCAAGCCGGCACTTCCGAGACATACAAGGCCTATCAGAAGTCTGAACGCCGCATCAAGGAGCTTCAGTTCCAACAGGATGAGGACCGCAAGAACCAGGAGAGGATGGGCGAGTTGGCCACCAAGCTTCAACAGAAGATCAAGACCTACAAGAAGCAGATTGAGGAGGCTGAGGAGATTGCCGCtctcaatttggccaaattccgCAAGGCCCAACAAGAACTGGAGGAGGCTGAGGATCGCACGAAGATGGCCGAGGGCCAACTTTCTGTCCGCTCCTTCCGAGGTGGCAGCGTCTTCTAA
- the LOC131888335 gene encoding DCN1-like protein 3: MRLALIMGALCSRCCNRSHTRGGDSFRKPLDSHKPFSDPSPVFPLDGGKPFHQNLVKQNSLGSSPYSTHQHGGMATAVTITSGPPIVTILGASSVGDLKVESHHSTRRSFVSLLPPLGRSGSNEFKHGSESKIQALFLKYKDGHEDAILAHGVEHFCRDLDLRPEDFRVLVFAWKCNVEQMCRFSRSEFVHGMRLLRTDSVRGVQARLPECLCELLNDQAEFKDLYRFTFGFGLEPGQKVLPTAMAVSLWQLVFSQREPVLLGRWVEFLKAHPEIRGIPRDTWNMFLNLTEAVGDDLSVYDDSEAWPGLFDDFVEYENDNANQNVCKNDLKYFHRQDGSNSRDDDKETEF, translated from the exons ATGCGATTGGCCTTGATTATGGGTGCATTGTGCAGCAGATGTTGCAATCGATCCCATACCAGGGGCGGGGACTCCTTTCGAAAACCCTTGGACAGTCATAAGCCGTTCTCAGATCCATCACCAG TGTTCCCGTTGGATGGTGGCAAACCGTTCCATCAGAACTTGGTGAAGCAGAACTCCTTGGGTTCTTCGCCTTACAGCACACATCAACATGGGGGCATGGCCACGGCCGTCACGATCACTTCGGGCCCGCCCATAGTCACGATATTGGGCGCTAGCTCCGTGGGCGACCTCAAGGTCGAGTCCCACCATTCCACGCGTCGGAGCTTTGTCAGTTTGTTGCCGCCTTTGGGTCGATCCGGGAGCAACGAGTTCAAGCATGGCTCCGAGAGCAAGATCCAGGCCTTGTTTCTCAAGTACAAGGATGGCCACGAGGATGCCATCCTGGCTCATGGGGTGGAACACTTTTGTCGGGACCTGGATCTCCGGCCCGAGGATTTCCGGGTTCTAGTCTTCGCGTGGAAGTGCAATGTGGAACAGATGTGTCGTTTCTCGCGAAGCGAGTTCGTCCACGGGATGCGGCTCTTACGGACCGACAGTGTTCGAGGCGTGCAAGCCCGTCTTCCCGAGTGCTTGTGCGAATTGCTCAATGATCAAGCCGAGTTCAAAGACTTGTATAGGTTTACCTTTGGCTTCGGTCTGGAGCCCGGACAGAAGGTCCTGCCCACCGCCATGGCTGTGAGTTTGTGGCAATTGGTGTTTTCTCAACGAGAGCCAGTGCTGCTTGGTCGGTGGGTCGAGTTCCTGAAGGCTCATCCCGAGATCCGGGGTATCCCAAGGGACACGTGGAACATGTTTCTGAACCTCACGGAGGCTGTGGGCGATGACTTGTCGGTTTATGATGATTCCGAAGCTTGGCCTGGGCTCTTTGACGATTTCGTGGAGTACGAAAACGACAATGCCAACCAAAACGTGTGCAAGAACGACCTCAAATACTTCCACAGACAAGATGGGAGCAATAGCCGTGATGACGATAAAGAGACGGAATTCTGA